A section of the Streptomyces sp. V3I8 genome encodes:
- a CDS encoding LacI family DNA-binding transcriptional regulator, whose protein sequence is MTRPNPAVAQSATLAEIAREAGVSAPTVSKVLNGRADVAPSTRSRVEELLRRHGYRRRRAEASRSPLIDLVFHELESAWAMEVIRGVENVARDEGLSVVLSESAGRLTPGRTWADQVAARRPYGVVLVLSGLDESQRALLTSRSIPFVVVDPAGDPGDDVPSVGATNWQGGLAATRHLADLGHRRIGVISGPSRMMCSRARLDGYRAALDTAGLPADPALVRTGDFHHESGYRAGLELLRLPDRPTAVFAGNDLQALGLYEAARELGLRVPEDLSIVGFDDLPVARWVGPPLTTVRQPLTEMAEAAARLVLDLGRSERPSAATRVELATSLVVRSSTAPPAESKVSKIPG, encoded by the coding sequence ATGACTCGCCCGAATCCCGCCGTAGCCCAGTCAGCGACGCTTGCTGAGATCGCCCGCGAGGCCGGGGTCTCGGCTCCGACTGTTTCGAAGGTGCTCAACGGCCGCGCCGATGTGGCCCCGTCGACCCGCAGCCGGGTGGAGGAACTGCTGCGCCGGCACGGCTACCGGCGCCGCCGGGCCGAGGCGTCCCGGTCGCCGCTCATCGACCTCGTCTTCCACGAACTGGAGAGCGCGTGGGCGATGGAGGTCATCCGGGGGGTGGAGAACGTGGCGCGGGACGAGGGGCTGAGCGTGGTCCTGTCCGAGAGCGCGGGGCGGCTCACGCCCGGGCGCACCTGGGCCGACCAGGTCGCCGCCCGCCGCCCGTACGGGGTCGTGCTCGTCCTCAGCGGGCTCGACGAGTCCCAGCGGGCGCTGCTGACCAGCCGCTCCATCCCGTTCGTGGTGGTCGACCCGGCGGGCGACCCCGGTGACGACGTGCCGTCCGTCGGTGCCACCAACTGGCAGGGCGGACTCGCCGCGACCCGGCATCTGGCGGACCTCGGGCACCGGCGCATCGGCGTGATCAGCGGGCCCTCGCGGATGATGTGCAGCCGGGCCCGGCTCGACGGGTACCGGGCCGCGCTGGACACGGCGGGGCTGCCGGCCGACCCGGCGCTCGTGCGCACCGGCGACTTCCACCACGAGAGCGGCTACCGGGCGGGGCTCGAACTGCTGAGGCTGCCGGACCGCCCGACCGCCGTCTTCGCGGGCAACGACCTCCAGGCCCTCGGCCTGTACGAGGCCGCCCGTGAGCTGGGCCTGCGCGTGCCGGAGGACCTCAGCATCGTCGGTTTCGACGACCTGCCGGTGGCCCGCTGGGTCGGCCCGCCGCTCACCACCGTGCGCCAGCCGCTCACGGAGATGGCCGAGGCGGCGGCCCGGCTCGTCCTGGACCTGGGCCGCTCGGAGCGTCCCTCGGCGGCGACCCGGGTGGAACTGGCCACGAGCCTGGTGGTCCGCAGCAGCACGGCCCCGCCGGCCGAGTCGAAAGTTTCGAAGATCCCGGGCTGA
- a CDS encoding LCP family protein encodes MSVGVGGEDGSGGEDAAIPGEGRRPWWSGRSRLFRAAGVVAGCALVVSLAGAAWAYWHLNHNIKSVDIDSALGDNRPARAMTTPTASESPLPSGALNILVLGSDSRGGERNKALGGGSSEGARSDTAMIFHVDEGRSQATVVSIPRDTLVTRPSCPLPSGGTTSRANGVMFNSAYSLGGPVCAVKTVEAMTDVRMDHYIEIDFAGFADLVDALGGVTVTTEEDISDEDSHLELDAGTHHLDGTDALALARTRHGIGDGSDLGRIGLQQKLVKALLDQVSATDLLTSPTRLYKVADALTSSLTTDTGLNSLTELMNLGQSLKSLSSTTTETVTMPVVPAPYDPNRVVAEEPEAGKLWESLR; translated from the coding sequence GTGAGCGTTGGCGTGGGCGGAGAAGACGGGTCCGGGGGCGAGGACGCCGCGATACCCGGCGAAGGACGGCGGCCGTGGTGGTCGGGCCGGTCACGGCTGTTCAGGGCGGCGGGCGTCGTCGCCGGCTGCGCACTCGTCGTCTCCCTGGCCGGGGCCGCCTGGGCCTACTGGCACCTGAACCACAACATCAAGAGCGTCGACATCGACAGCGCGCTCGGCGACAACCGCCCGGCCAGGGCGATGACGACCCCGACGGCCTCCGAGAGCCCCCTGCCCAGCGGCGCGCTCAACATCCTGGTCCTCGGCTCGGACTCGCGCGGCGGCGAGCGCAACAAGGCGCTCGGCGGCGGCAGCAGCGAGGGCGCCCGCTCCGACACGGCGATGATCTTCCACGTCGACGAGGGCCGTTCGCAGGCGACCGTGGTGAGCATCCCGCGCGACACCCTCGTCACCCGCCCCTCCTGCCCGCTGCCCTCGGGCGGCACGACGTCGCGGGCGAACGGCGTGATGTTCAACAGCGCGTACTCGCTGGGCGGGCCGGTGTGCGCCGTCAAGACGGTGGAGGCGATGACGGACGTCCGCATGGACCACTACATCGAGATCGACTTCGCCGGTTTCGCGGACCTGGTGGACGCACTGGGCGGGGTCACGGTGACGACGGAGGAGGACATCTCCGACGAGGACAGCCACCTCGAACTGGACGCGGGCACCCACCACCTGGACGGTACCGACGCCCTGGCGCTGGCCCGTACGAGGCACGGCATAGGCGACGGCAGCGACCTCGGCCGCATAGGCCTCCAGCAGAAACTGGTGAAGGCGCTCCTGGACCAGGTCTCCGCCACCGACCTCCTGACCAGCCCCACCCGCCTCTACAAGGTCGCCGACGCCCTCACGAGCAGCCTCACCACGGACACCGGCCTCAACTCCCTGACCGAACTGATGAACCTGGGCCAGAGCCTCAAGTCCCTCTCCTCCACCACCACGGAGACGGTGACGATGCCGGTGGTCCCGGCCCCGTACGACCCCAACCGCGTGGTGGCGGAGGAACCGGAGGCGGGGAAGCTGTGGGAGTCGCTGAGATGA
- a CDS encoding YciI family protein, which yields MPRYLSMIRIDEQNAPAEGPSDALMERMGELIEEMTKAGVLLDTSGLTPTGQGARVRWEGGALSVTDGPFTETKEVVGGYMMLQARDRAEAVEWSKRFLQIHEAHWTVTCEVREIVEG from the coding sequence ATGCCCCGCTACCTTTCGATGATCCGTATCGACGAGCAGAACGCGCCCGCCGAGGGCCCCAGCGACGCGCTCATGGAGCGGATGGGGGAGCTGATCGAGGAGATGACCAAGGCCGGAGTGCTGCTGGACACCTCCGGGCTGACGCCGACCGGGCAGGGCGCGCGGGTGCGCTGGGAGGGCGGCGCGCTGTCCGTCACCGACGGGCCGTTCACCGAGACCAAGGAGGTCGTCGGCGGGTACATGATGCTGCAGGCCAGGGACCGGGCCGAGGCGGTCGAGTGGTCCAAGCGGTTCCTGCAGATCCACGAGGCCCACTGGACGGTGACCTGCGAGGTGCGGGAGATCGTCGAGGGCTGA
- a CDS encoding RNA polymerase sigma factor: MTPDTPGPAGRPSPDPDPDLTVDTVFRIESPRIIAGVARIVRDVGIAEELAQDALVAALEQWPRDGVPGNPGAWLMATAKHRAIDLVRRRERYARKLAEMGRDLETSAPHGYGHGHVDEPADPDGIDDDLLRLVFTACHPVLSAEARIALTLRLLGGLTTAEIARACLVPEKTVAQRIVRAKRTLAAKGVPFEVPYGPGREARLGSVLEVIYLIFNEGYAATAGDDWLRPALCEDALRLARVLAGLMPKEPEVHGLAALLELQASRSAARVGPAGEPVLLAEQHRGRWNRVLVRRGFAALDRAEAASSGGSGGASAAGGVGGVPGPYVLQAAIAACHAHAHTYEETDWGRIATLYGLLAVRAPSPVVELNRAVAVSMAEGPAAGLALVDALVGEPALRDYHLLPSVRGDLLARLGRTGEAAAEFARAASLARNGREREFLLARAGGCAAGTV; the protein is encoded by the coding sequence GTGACACCCGACACCCCCGGCCCGGCGGGCCGCCCGAGTCCCGATCCCGATCCCGACCTGACCGTCGACACCGTCTTCCGCATCGAGTCGCCCCGCATCATCGCCGGAGTCGCCCGCATCGTGCGCGACGTCGGGATCGCGGAGGAGCTCGCCCAGGACGCGCTGGTCGCGGCGCTGGAGCAGTGGCCCCGGGACGGGGTGCCTGGCAACCCCGGCGCCTGGCTCATGGCCACCGCCAAGCACCGGGCGATCGACCTCGTACGGCGGCGGGAGCGGTACGCGCGCAAGCTCGCCGAGATGGGGCGCGACCTGGAGACCTCCGCGCCGCACGGGTACGGGCACGGCCATGTCGACGAGCCCGCCGACCCGGACGGCATCGACGACGACCTGCTGCGGCTCGTCTTCACCGCCTGCCACCCCGTGCTGTCCGCCGAGGCCCGCATCGCCCTCACCCTGCGGCTGCTCGGCGGGCTCACCACCGCCGAGATCGCCCGCGCCTGTCTCGTACCGGAGAAGACTGTCGCCCAGCGCATCGTGCGCGCCAAGCGGACGCTCGCCGCGAAGGGCGTGCCCTTCGAGGTGCCGTACGGGCCCGGACGCGAGGCCCGGCTCGGTTCCGTGCTGGAGGTCATCTACCTGATCTTCAACGAGGGGTACGCGGCCACCGCCGGGGACGACTGGCTGCGTCCGGCACTCTGCGAGGACGCCCTGCGGCTCGCTCGCGTGCTGGCCGGGCTGATGCCCAAGGAGCCCGAAGTGCACGGGCTGGCCGCGCTGTTGGAGCTGCAGGCCTCGCGGTCGGCCGCGCGGGTGGGTCCCGCGGGGGAGCCGGTGCTGCTCGCCGAGCAGCACCGGGGGCGCTGGAACCGGGTCCTCGTCCGGCGGGGGTTCGCCGCGCTCGACCGGGCGGAGGCCGCCTCCTCGGGCGGGTCGGGCGGCGCGAGTGCCGCGGGTGGCGTCGGGGGTGTGCCCGGGCCGTACGTTCTGCAGGCCGCCATCGCCGCGTGTCACGCGCACGCCCACACGTACGAGGAGACCGACTGGGGGCGGATCGCGACACTGTACGGTCTGCTCGCCGTCCGGGCGCCGTCCCCGGTGGTCGAGCTGAACCGCGCCGTCGCCGTGTCGATGGCCGAGGGGCCGGCGGCGGGGCTGGCACTCGTGGACGCGCTCGTGGGTGAACCGGCGCTGCGAGACTACCACTTGCTGCCCAGTGTGCGGGGGGACCTGCTGGCGCGGCTCGGGCGTACGGGGGAGGCCGCCGCCGAGTTCGCGCGGGCGGCCTCGCTTGCGCGGAACGGACGGGAGCGGGAGTTTCTGCTGGCGCGGGCGGGAGGGTGTGCGGCGGGCACGGTGTGA
- a CDS encoding dipeptidase — MADLQDELHTTAEAGALDRPEPFGAFEPLVAEAGTGPRAEAGGEAEIVAGAAGIGDARAAGAEADPLTRARALLAAHPVADGYSGLARALRHLSWYDLENGDSAVDTDVPRLREGHVGALFCSLHLPDGLVGGRAVGATLEQLDLVRTVVEAHPEGLRLAHSAAQLTDARNCGRVAVLLGPAGAAALDDSLGILRSLHALGLRVLTLSGVSWAGENGLTRFGEEVVREMNRTGVVADLSGASDATLRRALTISKAPVVCTRSAARALRPHPANLPDDLLVALGAAKGLCLVPLTAEQTGPSVRDVADHLDHVRDLAGPECVGLSGTYDSGAAHPRDLADAAGYPLLVAELLGRGWSETDLALLTWGNLQRVLRTADFTARAVRLRREPSTARIAELDG; from the coding sequence ATGGCTGATCTGCAGGACGAACTGCACACCACCGCCGAGGCCGGCGCGCTGGACCGGCCCGAGCCCTTCGGCGCGTTCGAGCCGCTCGTCGCCGAAGCCGGAACGGGGCCCAGGGCTGAAGCCGGGGGCGAGGCCGAGATCGTCGCCGGGGCCGCCGGAATCGGCGACGCGCGCGCGGCCGGTGCCGAGGCCGACCCCCTCACCCGCGCCCGCGCCCTCCTCGCCGCCCACCCCGTCGCGGACGGCTACAGCGGTCTGGCGCGGGCCCTGCGGCACCTCTCCTGGTACGACCTCGAGAACGGCGACAGCGCGGTCGACACCGATGTGCCGAGGCTGCGCGAAGGGCACGTCGGCGCGCTGTTCTGCTCGCTGCACCTGCCCGACGGACTCGTCGGCGGACGGGCCGTCGGGGCCACCCTGGAACAGCTCGACCTGGTCAGGACCGTGGTGGAGGCCCACCCCGAGGGCCTGCGCCTGGCCCACAGCGCGGCGCAGCTCACCGACGCCAGGAACTGCGGCCGGGTCGCCGTGCTGCTCGGCCCGGCCGGCGCCGCCGCGCTGGACGACTCGCTCGGCATCCTGCGCTCGCTGCACGCCCTCGGCCTGCGGGTCCTCACCCTGTCCGGGGTGTCCTGGGCCGGTGAGAACGGACTGACCCGGTTCGGCGAGGAGGTCGTACGCGAGATGAACCGCACCGGCGTCGTCGCCGACCTCTCCGGCGCCTCGGACGCGACCCTCCGCCGCGCCCTCACCATCTCCAAGGCCCCGGTCGTGTGCACCCGCTCCGCCGCCCGCGCCCTGCGCCCGCACCCGGCGAACCTCCCCGACGACCTGCTCGTCGCGCTCGGCGCGGCCAAGGGCCTGTGCCTGGTCCCGCTGACCGCCGAGCAGACGGGCCCCTCGGTCCGGGACGTGGCCGACCACCTCGACCACGTACGGGACCTCGCGGGACCCGAGTGCGTCGGCCTCTCGGGGACGTACGACTCCGGAGCCGCGCACCCGCGGGACCTCGCGGACGCCGCGGGCTATCCGCTGCTCGTCGCCGAACTCCTCGGCCGCGGCTGGTCCGAGACCGACCTCGCGCTGCTCACCTGGGGCAACCTCCAGCGCGTCCTGCGTACGGCCGACTTCACCGCCCGCGCCGTCCGGCTGCGCCGCGAGCCCTCCACGGCGAGGATCGCCGAACTCGACGGCTGA
- a CDS encoding VOC family protein: MALAKLGAVVLDCPDPRALATFYAGVLGGTVEGDGRWVDLRLPEGGTLAFQAAPGHVPPKWPAPDDSQQFHLDVTVEDLDAAEKEVLALGAKVLDAQDRTRTFRVYADPAGHPFCLCAC, translated from the coding sequence ATGGCTCTCGCCAAGCTGGGCGCCGTCGTCCTGGACTGTCCCGACCCGCGCGCGCTCGCCACGTTCTACGCCGGGGTGCTGGGCGGCACCGTCGAGGGTGACGGCCGCTGGGTGGACCTGAGGCTGCCGGAGGGCGGGACGCTGGCGTTCCAGGCCGCGCCCGGTCACGTACCGCCGAAGTGGCCCGCGCCGGACGACTCGCAGCAGTTCCACCTGGACGTCACCGTGGAGGATCTGGACGCGGCGGAGAAGGAGGTGCTGGCGCTGGGCGCGAAGGTGCTCGACGCGCAGGACCGGACGCGCACCTTCCGGGTCTACGCCGACCCGGCCGGCCACCCGTTCTGCCTCTGCGCCTGCTGA
- a CDS encoding CGNR zinc finger domain-containing protein: protein MSERTPAPGGLVLVQSLVNTLDIQSGADALDTAEGRARFGIGDDDGSVRSARELRESLRVVCLAHAGHPAHRGVRPLDDLLASAPLVVTVAAADGSAAFRPADPGPLASRVAAAVAEAHTAGTWLRLKACEAPDCHWAYYDRSPAGRGRWCSMSSCGARAKMRRYRAR from the coding sequence ATGAGTGAGCGCACGCCCGCACCCGGCGGACTGGTCCTCGTCCAGTCCCTGGTGAACACCCTCGACATCCAGTCGGGTGCCGACGCGCTCGACACGGCCGAGGGGCGGGCCCGGTTCGGGATCGGCGACGACGACGGCTCGGTACGGAGCGCGCGCGAACTGCGCGAGTCGCTGCGGGTCGTGTGCCTCGCGCACGCCGGGCACCCGGCGCACCGCGGGGTGCGGCCGCTCGACGACCTGCTCGCGTCGGCGCCGCTCGTCGTCACGGTCGCGGCGGCCGACGGCTCGGCGGCCTTCCGGCCCGCCGACCCCGGCCCGCTGGCCTCCCGGGTGGCCGCGGCCGTCGCGGAGGCCCACACCGCCGGCACCTGGCTGCGGCTCAAGGCCTGCGAGGCGCCGGACTGCCACTGGGCGTACTACGACCGCAGCCCGGCGGGCCGCGGCCGCTGGTGCTCGATGTCGTCCTGCGGCGCCCGCGCCAAGATGCGCCGCTACCGGGCCAGGTAG
- a CDS encoding UDP-glucose/GDP-mannose dehydrogenase family protein: MALKITVIGTGYLGATHAAAMAELGFEVLGLDVVPEKIEMLQRGEVPMYEPGLEELLRKHVAGIEGSSGRLRFTMDWAEVARFGDVHFICVNTPQKHGEYACDMSYVDAAFASLAPHLTAPALVVGKSTVPVGSADRLARTLVELSPAGEDVELAWNPEFLREGFAVQDTLHPDRIVAGVRGERAEKLLREVYATPLTEGTPFVLSDFPTAELVKTAANSFLATKISFINAMAEVCEAGGGDVVKLAEAIGHDDRIGKKFLRAGIGFGGGCLPKDIRAFMARAGELGADQALTFLREIDSINMRRRGQMVEMTREALGGSSFLGKRIAVLGATFKPDSDDVRDSPALNVAGQIHLQGGQVTVYDPKGMDNARRLFPTLGYAETAVDAVRGAHAVLHLTEWREFRELDPAALGEVATDRVVLDGRNALDPAVWRAAGWTYRAMGRPTA, from the coding sequence ATGGCCCTCAAGATCACGGTGATCGGCACCGGTTACCTCGGCGCCACGCATGCCGCCGCCATGGCCGAACTCGGCTTCGAGGTGCTGGGTCTGGACGTGGTGCCCGAGAAGATCGAGATGCTGCAGCGGGGCGAGGTCCCGATGTACGAGCCCGGTCTGGAGGAGCTGCTGCGCAAGCACGTCGCCGGCATCGAGGGGTCCAGCGGGCGGCTGCGGTTCACCATGGACTGGGCCGAGGTCGCGCGGTTCGGCGACGTCCACTTCATCTGCGTGAACACCCCGCAGAAGCACGGCGAGTACGCCTGCGACATGTCGTACGTCGACGCCGCCTTCGCCTCGCTCGCCCCGCACCTCACCGCTCCCGCCCTGGTCGTCGGCAAGTCCACCGTGCCCGTCGGGTCGGCCGACCGGCTGGCCCGTACGCTCGTCGAGCTCTCCCCCGCGGGTGAGGACGTCGAGCTGGCGTGGAACCCGGAGTTCCTGCGCGAGGGCTTCGCCGTCCAGGACACCCTGCACCCCGACCGCATCGTCGCCGGGGTGCGCGGCGAGCGCGCCGAGAAGCTGCTGCGCGAGGTGTACGCGACGCCGCTGACCGAGGGCACGCCCTTCGTGCTGAGCGACTTCCCGACCGCCGAGCTGGTGAAGACCGCCGCGAACTCCTTCCTCGCCACCAAGATCTCGTTCATCAACGCGATGGCCGAGGTCTGCGAGGCCGGCGGCGGCGATGTCGTGAAGCTCGCCGAGGCGATCGGCCACGACGACCGGATCGGGAAGAAGTTCCTGCGCGCGGGCATCGGCTTCGGTGGCGGCTGCCTGCCCAAGGACATCCGCGCGTTCATGGCCCGCGCGGGCGAGCTGGGCGCCGACCAGGCGCTGACCTTCCTGCGCGAGATCGACTCCATCAACATGCGGCGGCGCGGCCAGATGGTGGAGATGACGCGTGAGGCGCTGGGCGGCAGCTCTTTCCTGGGCAAGCGGATCGCGGTGCTCGGCGCGACGTTCAAGCCGGACTCGGACGACGTCCGGGACTCCCCCGCGCTGAACGTCGCGGGCCAGATCCACCTCCAGGGCGGCCAGGTCACGGTCTACGACCCCAAGGGCATGGACAACGCGCGCCGCCTCTTCCCCACCCTCGGTTACGCCGAGACGGCCGTGGACGCCGTCCGCGGGGCGCACGCCGTCCTGCACCTCACCGAGTGGCGCGAGTTCCGCGAGCTGGACCCGGCGGCGCTGGGCGAGGTCGCCACCGACCGGGTGGTGCTGGACGGCCGCAACGCGCTCGACCCCGCGGTGTGGCGGGCGGCGGGCTGGACGTACCGGGCGATGGGCCGCCCGACGGCCTGA
- a CDS encoding acyl-CoA dehydrogenase family protein produces MAGSADFDLYRPSEEHDMLRDAIRALAEAKIAPYAAAVDEEARFPREALEALTANDLHAVHVPESYGGAGADALATVIVIEEVARVCASSSLIPAVNKLGSLPVILSGSEDLKKKYLTPLAQGEGMFSYCLSEPDAGSDAAGMKTKAVRDGDFYVLNGVKRWITNAGESQYYTVMAVTDPTKRSKGISAFVVEKSDEGVSFGAPERKLGIKGSPTREVYLDNVRIPADRMIGAEGTGFATAMKTLDHTRITIAAQALGIAQGALDYAKGYVRERKQFGKPIADFQGIQFMLADMAMKIEAARQLTYAAAAKSERGDKDLTFQGAAAKCFASDVAMEVTTDAVQLLGGYGYTRDYPVERMMRDAKITQIYEGTNQVQRIVMARNLP; encoded by the coding sequence TTGGCCGGATCGGCTGATTTCGACCTGTACCGCCCGTCGGAGGAGCACGACATGCTCCGGGACGCGATCCGCGCACTGGCCGAGGCGAAGATCGCACCGTACGCCGCGGCGGTGGACGAGGAGGCGCGCTTCCCCCGCGAGGCCCTGGAGGCGCTGACCGCCAACGACCTGCACGCCGTGCACGTACCGGAGTCGTACGGCGGCGCGGGCGCGGACGCGCTGGCCACGGTCATCGTGATCGAGGAGGTGGCGCGGGTCTGCGCGTCCTCGTCCCTGATCCCGGCGGTGAACAAGCTCGGCTCGCTGCCCGTCATTCTCTCGGGCTCCGAGGACCTGAAGAAGAAGTACCTGACGCCGCTGGCCCAGGGCGAGGGGATGTTCTCCTACTGCCTCTCCGAGCCCGACGCGGGCTCGGACGCGGCCGGCATGAAGACGAAGGCCGTGCGCGACGGCGACTTCTACGTCCTGAACGGCGTGAAGCGCTGGATCACCAACGCGGGCGAGTCGCAGTACTACACGGTGATGGCCGTGACCGACCCCACCAAGCGCTCCAAGGGCATCTCGGCCTTCGTGGTCGAGAAGTCGGACGAGGGCGTCTCCTTCGGTGCCCCCGAGCGCAAGCTGGGCATCAAGGGCTCCCCGACGCGCGAGGTCTACCTCGACAACGTCCGCATCCCGGCCGACCGCATGATCGGCGCGGAGGGCACGGGCTTCGCCACCGCGATGAAGACGCTCGACCACACCCGCATCACGATCGCCGCGCAGGCGCTCGGCATCGCGCAGGGCGCCCTGGACTACGCCAAGGGGTACGTCCGGGAACGCAAGCAGTTCGGCAAGCCGATCGCCGACTTCCAGGGCATCCAGTTCATGCTCGCCGACATGGCCATGAAGATCGAGGCGGCCCGCCAGCTCACCTACGCGGCCGCGGCCAAGTCCGAGCGCGGTGACAAGGACCTCACCTTCCAGGGGGCCGCGGCCAAGTGCTTCGCCTCCGACGTCGCCATGGAGGTCACCACGGACGCCGTCCAGCTCCTGGGCGGCTACGGCTACACCCGTGACTACCCGGTCGAGCGCATGATGCGCGACGCCAAGATCACGCAGATCTACGAGGGCACCAACCAGGTTCAGCGGATCGTGATGGCCCGCAACCTGCCGTAG
- a CDS encoding LCP family protein — MNDWPQGRSGDNGGERHGYGSASTQPEGARVMRQVQRGPGAGSRSSAPAHGVPPQQGYTDGHGDDDYNTGQVYGGGGPQGPGGHDGRPGRSAPNWRRRIKWISITVVTLLVVVSVGTYFWADSKLNRDVDLSKVIDRPDGGEGTNYLIVGSDSREGMSAEEKKELHTGSADGKRTDSMMILHVGGNGNTMVSLPRDSNVTIPTFVGSESGKTFKGTGRQVKLNAAYAEDGPELLVRTVEANTGLRIDHYAEIGFAGFAKIVDSVGGVEIDIPKGGLKDTKSGADFDAGKQTLNGQQALAFVRTRYALAGSDLDRTKNQQKFLAALANQTATPSTVLNPFKLYPTLSSGLDTLTVDKDMSLWDLGSMFWAMKGITGGDGTSMNMPISGNTGNGNLQWDTAKVKTLVEQLRNDEKVTVTSDR, encoded by the coding sequence ATGAACGATTGGCCCCAGGGGCGATCCGGAGACAACGGTGGCGAACGCCATGGCTACGGCAGTGCGAGCACCCAGCCGGAGGGCGCCCGCGTGATGCGCCAGGTGCAGCGCGGTCCGGGCGCCGGCTCGCGCTCCTCCGCGCCCGCGCACGGGGTCCCGCCGCAGCAGGGGTACACCGACGGCCACGGTGACGACGACTACAACACGGGCCAGGTCTACGGCGGTGGCGGCCCGCAGGGGCCCGGCGGCCACGACGGCCGGCCCGGCCGCTCCGCGCCGAACTGGCGCCGGCGGATCAAGTGGATCTCCATCACCGTGGTCACGCTGCTGGTCGTGGTGTCCGTCGGCACGTACTTCTGGGCCGACTCCAAGCTCAACCGGGACGTCGACCTGTCGAAGGTCATCGACCGGCCGGACGGGGGCGAGGGCACCAACTACCTGATCGTCGGCTCCGACAGCCGTGAGGGCATGTCCGCCGAGGAGAAGAAGGAGCTCCACACCGGCTCCGCCGACGGCAAGCGCACGGACTCGATGATGATCCTGCACGTCGGCGGCAACGGGAACACCATGGTCTCGCTGCCCCGCGACTCGAACGTGACGATCCCCACCTTCGTGGGCTCCGAGTCCGGCAAGACGTTCAAGGGCACCGGCCGCCAGGTGAAGCTGAACGCGGCGTACGCGGAGGACGGCCCCGAGCTGCTCGTGCGGACCGTCGAGGCCAACACCGGGCTGCGCATCGACCACTACGCGGAGATCGGCTTCGCCGGCTTCGCGAAGATCGTCGACTCGGTCGGCGGCGTGGAGATCGACATCCCCAAGGGCGGCCTGAAGGACACCAAGTCCGGCGCCGACTTCGACGCGGGCAAGCAGACCCTGAACGGCCAGCAGGCCCTCGCCTTCGTACGGACCCGGTACGCGCTCGCGGGCAGCGACCTGGACCGTACGAAGAACCAGCAGAAGTTCCTCGCGGCGCTCGCCAACCAGACGGCGACCCCCTCGACGGTCCTCAACCCCTTCAAGCTGTACCCGACCCTGAGCTCCGGCCTCGACACCCTCACCGTCGACAAGGACATGTCGCTGTGGGACCTCGGCTCGATGTTCTGGGCCATGAAGGGCATCACCGGCGGTGACGGCACGTCCATGAACATGCCGATCTCGGGCAACACCGGCAACGGCAACCTCCAGTGGGACACAGCCAAGGTCAAGACCCTGGTGGAGCAGCTGAGGAACGACGAGAAGGTGACGGTCACGAGCGACCGGTAG
- a CDS encoding acyl-CoA thioesterase: MTEQAPAPEADIPGKPTSASRTTLSHIMSHNDTNLLGTVHGGVIMKLVDDAAGAVAGRHSGGPAVTASMDEMAFLEPVRVGDLVHVKAQVNWTGRTSMEVGVRVLAERWNESTPPQQVGSAYLVFAAVDADGKPRRVPPVCPETERDERRYQEAQIRRQHRLARRRAILDLRERRAAEGLD, from the coding sequence ATGACAGAGCAGGCCCCCGCCCCGGAAGCCGATATTCCGGGCAAGCCGACCTCGGCGTCCCGGACCACGCTCAGCCACATCATGAGCCACAACGACACCAACCTGCTGGGAACGGTGCACGGCGGGGTGATCATGAAGCTGGTCGACGACGCGGCCGGGGCGGTGGCCGGACGGCACTCCGGCGGGCCCGCCGTCACGGCCTCGATGGACGAGATGGCGTTCCTGGAACCGGTACGCGTGGGCGACCTCGTGCATGTGAAGGCCCAGGTGAACTGGACCGGGCGTACGTCCATGGAGGTCGGTGTCCGGGTCCTCGCCGAGCGCTGGAACGAGTCGACGCCGCCCCAGCAGGTGGGGTCGGCGTACCTCGTCTTCGCCGCGGTGGACGCCGACGGGAAGCCCCGCCGGGTGCCTCCGGTGTGCCCGGAGACCGAGCGCGACGAGCGGCGGTACCAGGAGGCGCAGATCCGGCGCCAACACCGGCTGGCCCGCCGCCGGGCCATCCTGGACCTCCGCGAGCGCCGCGCCGCGGAGGGCCTGGACTAG